One genomic segment of Pelagerythrobacter marensis includes these proteins:
- the rplT gene encoding 50S ribosomal protein L20: MPRIKRGVTTRQKHKRLLDQAKGYRGRRKNTIRIARQAVEKAGQYAYRDRKVKKRNFRALWIQRINAAVRAEGLTYSQFMHGAKLAGIELDRKVMADLAMNEGGAFKAIITQAKKALPA, from the coding sequence ATGCCTCGCATCAAACGCGGCGTAACCACGCGCCAGAAGCACAAGCGGCTGCTCGACCAGGCCAAGGGCTATCGCGGTCGCCGCAAGAACACCATCCGCATCGCCCGCCAGGCGGTCGAAAAGGCCGGGCAATATGCCTACCGCGACCGCAAGGTTAAGAAGCGCAATTTCCGCGCCCTGTGGATCCAGCGCATCAACGCGGCCGTTCGCGCCGAGGGGCTGACCTATTCGCAGTTCATGCACGGCGCGAAGCTCGCCGGGATCGAACTGGACCGGAAGGTCATGGCCGACCTCGCGATGAACGAAGGCGGCGCGTTCAAGGCGATTATCACGCAGGCCAAGAAGGCGCTGCCCGCTTAA
- the rpmI gene encoding 50S ribosomal protein L35: protein MPKLKTKSGVKKRFKLTATGKVKHGVAGKRHRLISHNAKYIRQNRGTSVLSEADTRTVKKWAPYGLD from the coding sequence ATGCCCAAACTGAAGACCAAGAGCGGCGTGAAGAAGCGCTTCAAGCTCACCGCCACCGGCAAGGTCAAGCACGGGGTCGCCGGCAAGCGCCACCGCCTGATCAGCCACAATGCGAAGTACATCCGCCAGAACCGCGGCACCTCCGTCCTGTCCGAAGCGGACACCAGGACGGTGAAGAAGTGGGCCCCCTACGGCCTCGACTGA
- a CDS encoding LTA synthase family protein, protein MATAAGQAGIEKSLSAAATSRLPARLLALVPFGVVLVGSAIELVLADRKYGLFTGGFGQSRAVDSVGELAQFAAGYGLAQAVVALAGWLLAVRLARSRPPWTAAYLFALINGVGFCLLLAAQYQLHSYFSDTVNFALLSKLGGGSLADALLFAASEIGIALAGLGALLLCAWAVWRLALRILPVGMPRPRRPRTVTQLALVGMFLVAAQGIFAIRSDAAFGLDRTLAWSALTAMLNRATDFDRDGYGLFAVQRDTAPFDGSRHPLALDIPGNRIDEDGYGGDLVPVPLAAPIGPQVFTGNRPHVVVVVMESMRGDVLGKRINGKPAAPNLERLAEEGSIASPAYSHVGFTTESLKSLFTGQLVPQPGAPSLFRDLKASGYRIGVFSGQPEDFGDISETVGMRESADVYVDAELLREKRAFDFAAKGSLLVDESHLLAAFDRTLGTEDWQATPHFAYFNFQTAHFPYHHRDVAPRLIEEPIARGAIGADRAKDVQATYWNAVAHADAWLGEVVARLKAAGVWDDTILIVTGDHGEDLFEDGFLGHGHVINHRQYGTVLVANRPGMLPPGPIGLADYRAILSAAINGDASPAPTVPPFLHIGPLSAPTAIGMAGRDGVLTSLRLDTGEACLVERGECAPYGALEGAGRDRVEALIARWGSERWREHRRTRVD, encoded by the coding sequence ATGGCAACTGCCGCAGGACAGGCCGGGATCGAGAAATCCCTTTCCGCCGCGGCGACATCCCGCCTGCCGGCGCGCCTTCTGGCGCTGGTGCCGTTTGGCGTCGTACTGGTCGGCTCCGCGATCGAACTTGTGCTGGCCGATCGCAAATATGGCCTGTTCACCGGCGGGTTCGGACAGTCGCGAGCGGTCGACAGCGTGGGAGAGCTGGCACAGTTCGCCGCCGGGTACGGGCTGGCACAGGCGGTTGTCGCCCTCGCCGGCTGGTTGCTGGCCGTGCGGCTGGCGCGCAGCCGGCCGCCGTGGACCGCCGCCTATCTGTTTGCGCTGATCAATGGGGTGGGTTTCTGCCTTCTGCTCGCGGCGCAGTATCAGCTTCATTCCTATTTCAGCGACACGGTGAATTTTGCTCTGCTCAGCAAGCTGGGCGGGGGCAGCCTGGCCGATGCGCTTCTGTTCGCCGCGAGCGAGATCGGGATCGCACTGGCGGGGCTGGGTGCGCTGCTGCTTTGCGCATGGGCGGTCTGGCGTCTTGCCCTGCGCATTCTGCCGGTCGGGATGCCACGCCCCCGACGGCCCCGAACCGTTACGCAGCTGGCACTGGTGGGGATGTTCCTCGTCGCGGCGCAGGGGATCTTCGCGATCCGGTCCGATGCGGCATTCGGCCTCGACCGCACGCTTGCATGGTCCGCTCTGACCGCGATGCTCAACCGCGCCACCGACTTCGATCGCGATGGCTATGGCCTGTTTGCGGTCCAGCGCGACACCGCCCCTTTCGATGGAAGCCGCCACCCGCTCGCGCTCGATATTCCGGGCAACAGGATAGACGAAGATGGCTATGGCGGTGATCTGGTCCCGGTTCCGCTTGCTGCCCCGATCGGCCCGCAGGTCTTTACCGGAAATCGGCCCCATGTGGTCGTCGTCGTCATGGAATCGATGCGCGGCGATGTTCTGGGCAAGCGGATAAACGGTAAACCGGCCGCGCCCAATCTCGAACGACTGGCCGAAGAAGGCAGCATCGCCAGCCCGGCTTACAGCCACGTCGGCTTTACGACGGAGAGCCTCAAATCGCTCTTCACCGGCCAACTGGTCCCGCAGCCGGGTGCACCGTCGCTGTTTCGCGACCTCAAGGCGAGTGGCTATCGCATTGGCGTCTTCTCCGGTCAGCCTGAGGATTTCGGCGATATCTCCGAGACCGTGGGAATGCGCGAGAGCGCCGATGTCTATGTCGATGCAGAGCTGCTGCGCGAAAAGCGCGCGTTCGATTTTGCCGCCAAGGGCAGTCTGCTGGTCGATGAAAGCCACCTCCTTGCCGCGTTCGATCGCACGCTGGGGACGGAAGACTGGCAGGCAACGCCGCATTTCGCCTACTTCAATTTTCAGACCGCCCATTTCCCCTATCACCATCGTGACGTCGCCCCTCGCCTGATCGAAGAACCGATCGCGCGCGGAGCGATTGGGGCCGACCGGGCGAAGGATGTTCAGGCGACATACTGGAACGCAGTCGCCCATGCCGATGCATGGCTGGGCGAAGTCGTCGCGCGGTTGAAAGCGGCGGGGGTGTGGGACGATACCATTCTGATCGTCACCGGCGATCATGGGGAGGACCTGTTCGAAGACGGCTTCCTCGGTCACGGGCACGTGATCAATCACCGCCAGTACGGCACCGTCCTGGTCGCCAATCGACCGGGCATGCTGCCACCCGGTCCGATAGGACTCGCCGATTATCGCGCGATCCTGTCCGCGGCCATCAACGGCGACGCATCGCCTGCGCCCACGGTCCCGCCGTTCCTCCACATCGGGCCGCTTTCGGCACCGACCGCGATCGGGATGGCGGGGCGCGACGGGGTGCTTACCAGCCTGCGTCTCGATACCGGGGAAGCGTGTCTCGTCGAACGCGGCGAATGTGCGCCCTACGGGGCGCTGGAAGGCGCGGGGAGGGACAGGGTCGAGGCGCTGATTGCCCGCTGGGGCAGCGAACGCTGGCGCGAACATCGGCGCACCCGGGTCGACTGA
- the hisN gene encoding histidinol-phosphatase — translation MPSSADLALANRLADAAGEAIRPLFRGDWTEERKSDATFVTEADRAAEAAMRAIIENERPDDGIIGEEYGNRNPGAGRQWVLDPIDGTTSFIAGRPIFGTLIALMEGGWPVIGVIDQPILRERWAARVGEGTTFNGKPTRTAPCPDLSNAVLGTTSPHCFSGDQVDAFMGLAGKVAERKIVYGGDCYSYGLVASGHMDIVCEAGLKLHDFAALIPVVEGAGGTMCDWQGDPLNEDSTGEVIALGDSARLEDVIKAMAGHDHG, via the coding sequence ATGCCAAGTTCTGCCGATCTTGCCCTGGCCAACCGGCTGGCCGATGCCGCCGGCGAGGCGATCCGTCCGCTGTTTCGCGGCGACTGGACGGAAGAGCGCAAGAGCGACGCGACTTTCGTTACCGAGGCCGATCGCGCTGCCGAGGCGGCGATGCGGGCGATCATCGAAAACGAACGGCCCGACGACGGGATCATCGGGGAAGAATACGGCAACCGCAATCCGGGCGCCGGGCGTCAATGGGTGCTCGACCCGATAGACGGCACCACCAGCTTCATCGCAGGCCGGCCGATCTTCGGTACGCTGATCGCGCTGATGGAAGGCGGCTGGCCGGTTATTGGAGTGATCGATCAGCCGATCCTGCGTGAACGCTGGGCCGCGCGGGTCGGCGAAGGGACAACCTTCAACGGCAAGCCCACACGCACCGCGCCGTGTCCCGATCTGTCGAACGCCGTTCTGGGAACGACCAGCCCGCATTGCTTTTCCGGCGATCAGGTCGACGCTTTCATGGGCCTGGCCGGCAAAGTCGCAGAGCGCAAGATCGTCTATGGCGGGGACTGCTACAGCTATGGCCTGGTCGCTTCCGGCCATATGGACATCGTATGCGAAGCCGGCCTCAAGCTGCACGATTTCGCCGCGCTCATTCCCGTGGTCGAGGGGGCCGGCGGCACGATGTGCGACTGGCAGGGCGATCCCCTGAACGAGGATTCGACCGGAGAGGTCATTGCCCTGGGCGATTCGGCCCGGCTGGAAGACGTGATCAAGGCGATGGCCGGGCACGATCACGGTTAG